Proteins encoded by one window of Candidatus Mesenet endosymbiont of Phosphuga atrata:
- the radA gene encoding DNA repair protein RadA: MTKTIYVCQSCGYSAHRWMGRCIDCGSWDSVVEEQAVKNPVVSSAPVSIKSLSSSDISSPSRFSTKIDELDLVFGGGIVRGSSTLIGGEPGVGKSTLLLKAASTLACDSCECLYVSGEESLEQISLRATRLKIDQPKIKLLSTISLSDITSAIRENSNIKFLIIDSIQTMYDGRITSAPGTIAQVRTCAHELIILAKKLNIVLLLVGHITKDGQIAGPKTLEHMVDTVLYFEGDNSNQFRILRAIKNRFGPANEIGVFEMSAHGLSSVDNPSSLFLTETLDRKIVGSSIFAGIEGSRPLLVEVQALIAKTNMATPRRAVVGWDINRLAMIIAVLSARCNIFLGDKEVYLNIAGGLKIQEPAADLAVAASLMSSIVNVPLPPSSIICGEVALSGEIRNVSHSDLRLKEAQKLGFKHAIMPKKGKYSISDIKIIELNHIRELKKLFIT, translated from the coding sequence ATGACAAAAACCATATATGTTTGTCAATCTTGTGGCTATAGTGCTCATAGGTGGATGGGCAGATGCATTGACTGTGGCAGTTGGGACAGCGTCGTTGAGGAACAAGCAGTAAAAAATCCTGTAGTTTCCTCTGCACCTGTCTCAATCAAATCTTTATCTAGTAGTGATATTTCTTCTCCATCTAGATTTTCAACTAAAATAGATGAGCTTGATCTTGTTTTCGGTGGTGGAATAGTAAGGGGTAGTAGTACGCTAATTGGTGGTGAGCCTGGTGTTGGCAAATCTACCCTTTTACTTAAAGCCGCATCTACCTTAGCTTGTGATTCTTGCGAATGTCTTTACGTATCTGGAGAAGAATCTTTAGAGCAAATAAGCCTAAGGGCCACTCGCCTTAAAATTGATCAGCCAAAAATCAAGCTTCTTTCTACAATTTCTTTATCTGATATAACATCAGCCATTAGAGAGAATAGCAACATAAAATTTTTAATTATCGATTCAATACAAACCATGTATGACGGCAGAATTACATCTGCACCTGGTACTATAGCTCAGGTCAGAACTTGTGCACATGAGCTAATCATCTTAGCTAAAAAGTTAAATATTGTGCTTCTGCTAGTTGGGCACATAACTAAAGATGGACAGATAGCAGGGCCTAAAACCTTAGAGCATATGGTAGATACAGTGCTATATTTTGAGGGAGATAACAGTAATCAATTTCGCATCTTACGCGCTATAAAGAACAGATTTGGTCCAGCAAACGAAATAGGTGTGTTTGAAATGTCTGCACATGGTTTAAGCTCAGTAGATAATCCCTCATCGTTATTTCTAACTGAGACATTAGATAGAAAAATAGTTGGCAGCTCAATTTTTGCTGGTATTGAAGGTTCAAGACCACTACTTGTTGAGGTACAAGCACTGATAGCAAAAACTAATATGGCAACTCCACGTAGAGCCGTAGTGGGGTGGGATATAAATAGATTAGCTATGATCATTGCAGTGCTAAGTGCGCGCTGCAATATATTTTTGGGCGATAAAGAAGTATATCTTAATATTGCTGGAGGTCTTAAAATTCAAGAACCCGCAGCAGATCTTGCTGTTGCTGCATCTTTAATGTCAAGTATAGTGAATGTTCCTCTGCCTCCTTCTTCAATTATTTGTGGTGAGGTTGCACTATCAGGTGAAATAAGAAATGTATCACATAGTGATCTTAGGCTTAAAGAAGCGCAAAAATTGGGCTTCAAACACGCAATAATGCCCAAAAAAGGTAAATATTCTATTTCTGATATTAAAATAATAGAGTTGAATCACATAAGGGAGTTAAAAAAGCTTTTTATAACTTAA
- a CDS encoding substrate-binding domain-containing protein has protein sequence MYKLILLIVLSLFVNAEAALHIENLKDRSYIKIAGSSTVFPFVALAAEQFSSISSFPTPVVESIGSGAGFKMFCMGVGSGTSDIVTSSRRMKDVERQLCEKNQVKEIIEVIIGYDGIVIVNSKKNNQFDFTTRELFTALSTYSFSDEDKLIKNSNWSDIDLRFPKSEIEIYGPYKNTGTYDVLIDMLMINSCMHLKPFVESYEKYDERKKACSAIRDDGKYIEVGINENIIIQKLKSNQNAFGIFGFSFLERNKDKVQGSMIAGIEPTYENISSGKYTLSRPLYLYIKRDHINIIPGLKDFIKEVTSPAAIGTNGYLSRLGLISLKEEEIKRVQNEITKIVT, from the coding sequence ATGTATAAGCTAATACTTCTTATTGTCTTATCTCTTTTTGTAAACGCAGAGGCTGCACTACATATTGAAAATTTAAAAGATAGGTCTTATATTAAAATAGCTGGTTCTTCAACAGTGTTCCCTTTTGTTGCCTTAGCTGCAGAACAATTCAGTAGCATTTCTTCTTTTCCCACACCTGTAGTTGAGTCCATAGGTAGTGGAGCTGGGTTTAAAATGTTTTGCATGGGAGTAGGTAGTGGTACTTCTGATATTGTAACCTCATCACGTCGTATGAAAGATGTAGAAAGACAGCTATGTGAGAAAAATCAAGTTAAAGAAATAATAGAAGTTATAATCGGCTATGATGGTATTGTAATTGTAAACTCCAAAAAGAATAATCAGTTTGACTTTACAACAAGAGAATTATTTACTGCTTTGTCTACCTATTCTTTTTCCGATGAGGATAAATTAATAAAAAATAGCAATTGGTCAGATATAGATTTAAGATTTCCTAAGTCAGAAATTGAAATCTATGGTCCATATAAAAACACAGGAACATACGATGTATTGATAGACATGCTAATGATCAACTCATGTATGCATCTTAAACCTTTTGTAGAAAGTTATGAAAAGTATGATGAGAGAAAAAAAGCATGTAGCGCCATTAGGGATGATGGTAAGTATATAGAGGTAGGTATAAATGAAAATATCATAATTCAAAAATTAAAAAGTAATCAGAATGCATTTGGAATATTTGGTTTTAGCTTTTTAGAAAGAAATAAAGATAAGGTTCAAGGTAGCATGATAGCAGGAATTGAGCCAACATATGAAAACATATCATCTGGAAAATATACTTTAAGTAGACCTTTATATCTTTATATAAAGAGAGATCATATAAACATCATTCCTGGATTGAAAGACTTCATTAAAGAAGTAACAAGTCCAGCTGCTATTGGCACAAACGGTTATTTATCAAGGCTAGGTTTAATTTCTCTAAAAGAAGAAGAAATAAAAAGAGTGCAGAACGAAATTACAAAAATTGTTACCTAG
- a CDS encoding O-methyltransferase: MRDKNLDDKSLYIRQTFTKEYAELSEAFINKEKYLIQISAEEGKLLGLFIKMNNIKTIVEIGTLYGYSSILMAKALSSDGHIYTIEKNNEYADIAAQNFADFKVDDKITLMRGNGLDQLKKLEAHSPLDMIFIDADKASYTDYLDWAELHIRQRGLIVADNTLLFDTIYLKSSPEWLSEKLWHNMKDFNARLANIKKYYSMLIPTKEGMTVALKL; encoded by the coding sequence ATGCGTGATAAAAACTTAGACGATAAATCATTATATATTAGACAAACATTTACTAAAGAGTACGCAGAGCTAAGTGAAGCTTTCATTAACAAGGAGAAATATTTAATACAAATTAGTGCAGAAGAAGGTAAATTGCTAGGTTTATTTATAAAAATGAACAACATAAAAACCATAGTAGAAATTGGTACACTATATGGATATTCGTCAATTTTGATGGCAAAAGCACTTTCATCTGATGGACATATATACACTATAGAAAAAAATAACGAATATGCAGACATAGCAGCTCAAAATTTTGCTGACTTTAAAGTCGATGATAAAATAACTTTAATGCGGGGTAATGGGCTCGATCAGTTAAAAAAACTTGAGGCTCATTCTCCCCTTGACATGATTTTTATCGATGCAGATAAAGCAAGTTATACTGATTATCTAGATTGGGCAGAACTACATATACGTCAAAGGGGATTAATTGTCGCAGACAACACCTTGCTTTTTGATACTATATACCTTAAATCATCACCTGAATGGTTATCAGAAAAGTTATGGCATAATATGAAAGACTTTAATGCAAGATTAGCAAATATCAAAAAATACTATTCTATGCTTATTCCGACCAAAGAAGGTATGACTGTAGCTCTAAAGCTTTAA
- the purB gene encoding adenylosuccinate lyase: MIPRYSRKEISSIWEDDYKFKVWLEIEKLACQAQEELKVIPKGVAEKLKLKDFDIMRIQEIEADTKHDVIAFLTYVAEKVGVDIRYMHYGMTSSDILDTCLAVQLKRSSDILLEHLKNLLNLLKKKAEDTKDIICVGRSHGVHAEPMIFGLKFTRFYAEFKRNYERLKNAQKEISTCKVSGAVGSFAHIDPNVERYVAKALGLNPESITSQIIPRDRHAMFFSTLAIIAGSIENVAIEVRNLQKTEVMEVSENFSVKQKGSSAMPHKRNPILSENLTGLSRLIRSYVMPALENIALWHERDISHSAVERCIAPDACIVMDFALTRLINLIENLIIYPENIKRNLNSLNGLVFSQRVLLELINSGLSREKAYKIVQQNAMKVWESKSHFLEVLKEDSELLEIITLEKLESLFDFTYYTKHTDYIYNQVFTEN, encoded by the coding sequence ATGATTCCTCGTTATAGTAGAAAAGAGATATCTTCTATATGGGAAGATGATTATAAATTTAAGGTGTGGCTTGAAATTGAAAAATTGGCTTGTCAGGCGCAAGAGGAGTTAAAAGTTATACCTAAAGGTGTTGCTGAAAAATTGAAGCTAAAAGACTTTGATATCATGCGTATTCAGGAAATTGAAGCTGATACCAAACACGATGTAATAGCATTTTTAACATATGTTGCTGAAAAGGTAGGCGTAGATATTCGTTATATGCACTATGGTATGACAAGCTCTGACATCTTAGATACTTGCTTAGCTGTGCAACTAAAGCGCTCATCTGATATTTTGCTTGAGCACTTAAAAAATCTACTAAATCTTTTAAAGAAAAAAGCTGAAGATACAAAAGATATTATATGTGTTGGTCGCAGCCACGGTGTACATGCAGAGCCAATGATATTTGGTCTAAAATTTACTAGGTTTTATGCTGAATTTAAGCGTAACTATGAAAGACTTAAAAATGCACAGAAGGAAATATCAACTTGCAAAGTATCTGGTGCTGTTGGTAGTTTTGCTCACATAGATCCTAATGTTGAAAGATATGTAGCAAAAGCTCTTGGACTTAATCCTGAGTCTATCACTTCACAAATTATTCCACGTGATCGCCATGCAATGTTTTTTTCAACCTTAGCAATTATAGCTGGTTCAATTGAAAACGTTGCTATTGAAGTCCGAAATCTACAAAAAACGGAAGTGATGGAAGTTTCTGAAAATTTTAGTGTAAAGCAAAAGGGTAGTTCAGCCATGCCGCATAAGCGCAATCCTATACTTAGTGAAAACCTTACTGGACTGTCACGTTTAATACGTAGTTATGTTATGCCTGCTTTAGAGAATATTGCCTTATGGCATGAGCGTGACATTTCTCACTCTGCTGTTGAAAGGTGTATTGCTCCTGATGCTTGTATAGTAATGGATTTTGCGCTTACTCGCTTGATAAATTTAATAGAAAACTTAATTATATATCCTGAGAATATAAAAAGAAATTTAAATTCTTTAAATGGCCTTGTATTCTCACAACGTGTTTTACTTGAACTAATAAATAGTGGACTCAGTAGAGAAAAAGCATATAAAATTGTACAGCAAAATGCAATGAAGGTTTGGGAGAGTAAAAGTCATTTCCTTGAAGTATTAAAGGAAGATAGTGAATTATTAGAAATTATTACACTAGAAAAGCTTGAGTCTTTGTTTGATTTTACTTATTATACAAAACATACTGATTATATTTACAATCAGGTTTTTACTGAAAATTAA
- the rplI gene encoding 50S ribosomal protein L9, with translation MSRSISIILKESVRKLGKVGESVKVKAGHARNFLIPYNKAVFATKENLASLEQQLLSLKEENDKKLKEAKDIVSSLDGKFIILVRQAAAQGGRLFGSVTARDVAEALMQMGFNIHHRNLSFTENVIKSLGEYTVKVELHAEVIVPVALYVVKSNAEANELRQVKSQIKKVDDISDNGQSI, from the coding sequence ATGTCTCGTAGTATATCAATAATTTTAAAAGAAAGTGTGAGAAAATTAGGTAAGGTTGGTGAATCTGTTAAAGTTAAGGCAGGTCATGCTCGTAACTTCCTTATACCTTATAATAAGGCAGTGTTTGCTACAAAGGAAAATTTAGCATCTTTAGAACAGCAACTTTTGTCCCTTAAAGAAGAAAATGATAAAAAATTAAAAGAGGCTAAAGATATTGTATCATCTTTGGATGGTAAATTTATAATATTAGTTAGACAAGCCGCTGCACAGGGGGGTAGACTATTTGGTTCAGTAACTGCTCGTGATGTTGCAGAAGCTTTAATGCAGATGGGATTTAACATACACCATCGCAATTTATCTTTTACAGAGAACGTGATTAAAAGCTTAGGGGAATATACAGTAAAAGTGGAATTACATGCAGAGGTTATAGTTCCGGTTGCCTTATACGTTGTTAAATCCAATGCAGAAGCAAATGAGTTGCGTCAGGTAAAATCTCAAATAAAAAAGGTTGATGATATTTCTGATAATGGTCAGTCTATCTAA
- the rpsF gene encoding 30S ribosomal protein S6: protein MSQILAVDKVAKKRSYEFTFIAHQNLVQNEVGGLIQELESILVKNEAELVKHEYWGLLDFAYLIDRMARGHYCMLNIFSSPSAMNEFERKVKLNEDIIRYLCIKVDKFHENDSFMIQTNNDGIEDV from the coding sequence ATGAGTCAAATATTAGCGGTAGATAAGGTAGCAAAGAAGCGCTCGTATGAATTTACCTTTATTGCTCATCAGAATTTAGTTCAAAATGAAGTTGGTGGTTTAATACAAGAATTAGAGTCTATTTTAGTAAAAAATGAAGCAGAGTTAGTAAAGCATGAGTATTGGGGTCTTTTAGATTTCGCTTACCTTATTGATAGAATGGCTAGAGGTCATTACTGTATGTTAAATATATTCTCTTCTCCTAGTGCAATGAATGAATTTGAACGCAAAGTAAAACTTAATGAAGACATTATACGTTATCTTTGTATCAAAGTTGATAAATTTCATGAAAATGATTCTTTTATGATTCAAACAAATAATGATGGTATAGAAGATGTATAG